Part of the Candidatus Brocadia sinica JPN1 genome, AAAATCAATTTCGGTGAACACGATTTTTGTAACTCCTGTTTTTAAACATATTGTCGGAACGGGGGATGAAGTAGAGAGAAGAAATTTGATGGTAAGGTTAACGAGGTATTGAATGAACTTGAGAAGGTTGTAGTAGTTTAAATGTGTTTGACAATAAAAGGTGTTCCCGAGCAGAATGTTAATCTAAAATTTATATGTCATTAATTCAGGGGACACCATACTTAATTTCCAAATTATTCTACTGATGAATGGAAATAATTTAAAACGAAAAACAATGCAAAGGTTTGTTATTACAATTGATTTGTGCGGTGAGCAAAAGCAAATTCAATTTGTAGAAAAACATCTCGTTGATCTTTTTCCAATTTTCGAAAAAGTTATTTAGTACAATCAAATTAAAATGAACAATTCCAGGTACTCTAATTTTGTTAATCTGGTGGCGCGATCATTAAACTCAAGTTGGGTAGCAGGCGAGGTGCATTGAAATGGAGGTTCTATTCTTCCTCCAGATACGGACCAAGTTTATTCGGGCATTCTACGCGGAGGCTTCTTTCCCCTTCACAGAGCGCAAGCGCAAGATCGAAGCGGGAGAAGATCCCTTTAAACCTCTGTACAACGAGGGCGGCGAGCCCCAATTCCTCAAGGAATGGGAGGAAGCGGACGATGCCCTTGATGTTCTTGGCCAGATGTGCATCTCCATGCTCAGTTCCTCGCTGCAGCTCTACCTCAAGGAGTCGGTTAATGATCTCCATGGAAGGTACAACAGCGAACGCTGGCAAAGGCTGGCATTGGCCGGTCTGAGGACAACAAGGCCGCCTTCAAGGAAGGGTGGATCAATGGTTCCGGGTATACTTCCGAGATCAGCTCGCTATCGACCGGACGAATGCCCTGTCCAATCTCCCCCTGCTTGAGGAGATCGTGCTGGCCAGGAACCTGGCTCAGCATCCTGAATGCATCACAACCCTCCAGATTCAACAGTCTGACCGTGATGCAGGCAAGTACCCGCGCAGCTTCTTCGCAGGCGAGATCGAGATGAAACTGTTCGGTGGCGACCAGGCTCAAGACGAGTTGGTTCGCCCTTGGCGCCTCAACGTTACGAAGGAGAGGTTGCTTACGGCTGTAAATGAAGTGGACCGCTTCTGTTCATGGATCGAGGATGCTCTCCGCAGGTGGCCCGGCCAACTTGAGCAGAGTGCAACGTAAGCCGCTGCCCAACAATGCGATGTTGCAGATGAGGTCGGCGCAAGGGTTGCAGCCTCATTACTGATTGCTGCTGTTATGCGGTGAGGATGTAGAACTAAAATTTACCGAGAGACATATAATGGATTTGCAGGAAATTTTAAAATCAGTTGGGAAGGTATAAAATGACAATAAAAAGTGTACTTGTATCAATCTTATGCATTATGATTGCTGGTTGTGCGTCCTTACCACCCGTTGAGGATAATCAGACAGAACGCCAGGTAATCAATATATACGATATTAAGGGAAACGTAAAAGATCGTATGATTATCAAAGATGATTATATTACGATTTATGATAAGGATTGGAAGAGAAAGGGGTATGGAAAGGTGCAAAAATAGCTTGATTTTGGCCACATCTTGCTTGTTCCCAAACTCCGTTTGGGAACACAAGGTTATGTGAAACTCTGTTTCGTGTGTTGATCTCTTGCTTGTAATGAGAAAAAGATTTTTCTCTAAACGGAGTTTCTTGGTCATTGTGTTCCCAAACAGAATTTGAGAACGATCCGAAACTAGCCGAAAATACAAAAGCGTAACGAAACGGTATTTCGTTTAATATAACCGTACATCAAATGAGAACTTGATACAAAATCCTAGAAAAAAACGGTGTCTATTTTGCGACCTCTACAATAGTAGAATGGATGCCTATATTCACGTCTCAAAAATATTGTGATGTTATCATTCAATCCCTCAAATTTTGCAAAGAAACGAAAGGATTGAAGGTATATGCATTTGTGATCATGGGCAATCACTTCCATCTTATAGCATCGGCACCAGAACTATCAAACACATTGGCTTCGTTAAAGAAATTTACTGCAAAAGAAATTTTTACCTTATTGAAACAGGACAACAAAGAGTGGCTATTAAGCCAGATTGCCTTTTATAAAAAGAAGCATAAAAATGAAAGTGACTATCAGGTATGGCAGGAAGGTATTCACCCCCAGTGGATATTGAACAACGATATCCTTATTCAAAAGATCGAGTATATCCATTGTAACCCCGTAAGACGCGGTTTAGTTGACGATCCTGGACATTGGCGTTATAGTTCATTCGGGATTACAGTACAAATGATCATTCGCTTATTCGTATTGATGAATTGCCGGTATGACAAATTTCTTGAAACAGAGTTTCTCGATCAGTGCATTTCCAAACAGAGTTTGGAAACGAGCCACCTTGAAAATAAAACATG contains:
- a CDS encoding REP-associated tyrosine transposase; the protein is MPIFTSQKYCDVIIQSLKFCKETKGLKVYAFVIMGNHFHLIASAPELSNTLASLKKFTAKEIFTLLKQDNKEWLLSQIAFYKKKHKNESDYQVWQEGIHPQWILNNDILIQKIEYIHCNPVRRGLVDDPGHWRYSSFGITVQMIIRLFVLMNCRYDKFLETEFLDQCISKQSLETSHLENKTCFKKHA